Proteins encoded by one window of Mustela erminea isolate mMusErm1 chromosome 5, mMusErm1.Pri, whole genome shotgun sequence:
- the GJD2 gene encoding gap junction delta-2 protein produces the protein MGEWTILERLLEAAVQQHSTMIGRILLTVVVIFRILIVAIVGETVYDDEQTMFVCNTLQPGCNQACYDRAFPISHIRYWVFQIIMVCTPSLCFITYSVHQSAKQRERRYSTVFLALDREPPESMGGPGGTGSGASGGGKREDKKLQNAIVNGVLQNTENTSKETEPDCLEVKELTPHPSGLRTAARSKLRRQEGISRFYIIQVVFRNALEIGFLVGQYFLYGFSVPGLYECDRYPCIKEVECYVSRPTEKTVFLVFMFAVSGICVVLNLAELNHLGWRKIKLAVRGAQAKRKSVYEIRNKDLPRVSVPNFGRTQSSDSAYV, from the exons ATGGGGGAATGGACCATCTTGGAGAGGCTGCTGGAAGCCGCGGTGCAGCAGCACTCCACTATGATCGGGAG gATCCTGTTGACTGTGGTGGTGATCTTCCGGATCCTCATTGTGGCCATTGTGGGGGAGACGGTGTACGATGATGAGCAGACCATGTTTGTGTGCAACACCCTGCAGCCCGGCTGTAACCAGGCCTGCTATGACCGCGCCTTCCCTATCTCCCACATTCGTTACTGGGTCTTCCAGATCATAATGGTTTGTACCCCCAGTCTCTGCTTCATCACCTACTCTGTGCACCAGTCGGCTAAGCAGCGAGAACGCCGCTACTCTACTGTCTTCCTGGCCCTGGACAGGGAACCCCCTGAGTCCATGGGGGGTCCTGGAGGAACTGGGAGTGGAGCCAGTGGTGGTGGCAAACGAGAAGATAAGAAGTTGCAAAATGCTATTGTCAATGGGGTGCTGCAGAACACAGAGAACACCAGCAAGGAGACGGAGCCAGATTGTTTAGAGGTTAAGGAGCTGACCCCACACCCATCAGGGCTGCGCACCGCAGCGCGATCCAAACTCCGAAGGCAGGAAGGCATCTCCCGCTTCTACATTATCCAAGTGGTGTTCAGAAATGCCCTGGAGATTGGGTTTCTGGTGGGCCAATACTTTCTCTATGGCTTCAGTGTCCCAGGGTTGTATGAGTGTGACCGCTACCCCTGCATTAAGGAAGTGGAATGTTACGTGTCCCGGCCTACCGAGAAGACTGTCTTTCTAGTGTTCATGTTTGCGGTGAGTGGCATCTGTGTTGTGCTCAACCTGGCTGAACTCAACCACTTGGGATGGCGCAAGATCAAGCTGGCTGTGCGAGGGGCCCAGGCCAAGAGGAAGTCAGTCTATGAGATCCGCAACAAGGACCTGCCCCGGGTCAGTGTTCCCAATTTTGGCAGGACTCAGTCCAGCGATTCTGCCTATGTGTAA